In Carnobacteriaceae bacterium zg-84, the genomic window TTTTGAAATACCATTTGTTGCTATGAAACGTATTCGTCCATAACCCCGTACAGAAATTGTATCAAATTCTTGTACTTCTGTCATTGATTTTATTTCTTCGACCCAATTCAATTTAACAGCACCTTGCTCAATCAACGTTTTTGCTTTTTGTCTGGATAAATGATACGCACTCGATATGATACTATCTAATCTTAAAGAAGAAACTGTATCATATAAAGTCATAAAATCAAATGTTGGTTGAATAACCTGTTTTAAATCAATGGTTTTCACACTCACTTTTGTTGCGCCGATTTTTGTTAAATGCAACAAAATGTATGACACAACATGACTAGATACAATAAATTGCCAATCTGTACCATTTGTTATAATATCGCCTATTTGCTCACGTTTTATCCCTAATCCTAATAAACTACCTAAAATACTGCTATGTTTTAATGTTGCAAATTTTTTAGGATACTCTATTTGACATACCGTTATCTCAAAATCATCAGACTGAAATGTTGTATCATAAGATAAAAGGCATCGCTTTTGCTCACTTTCTTCAAATCCACCAAAAAATAAATAATGTATATCATCACTTTTTGAAATTAATTTATCAATAATCCATTGTTCTCTAGGATTTAAAAAAGGAGTCAAGTACGCCAATCCGGTATCTTGAACATACATTTTCCAATCATTTACTTTTTCAATAAAAGTATATTCATCTTTTTTAAAGTGTTGATAAACATGCTTCATAGGATTAAATAGAATCTAGAAAGTTAATATGATTTGCTTCAGATTCTTCACTCAACATACCTTCGATTTCAATATTAGACGGTGCACATAAGAAAATATCACCACTTAATTTTTGAACATCTCCACCAATGGCGTAAGCAATCCCTGCCATATAATCAATAATACGTCTTGCTTGTGCTTCATCTACTCGACGTAAGTTTAAAAGTACTGCTTGTTTTTCTAATAATAAAGCAGCAATTGTTTCTACTTCTGAATAAACTCTAGGTTCAACAATATTTATTTTAGCCATATCTTTTCCTTCGTATTTTTTTTGAACAAATTTCTTTTGCACAGCTGGTAATACTTCAGTCGCTGTTTCCACTTCGTAATTTTCGCCGTAATTATCGTAATCTAAATCATCATCGGCTACTTTAAACCATTTTGAAAAAGTATCTTTTATTCCCATTATATCACCACCATTAGTTTTTAAAAAATGCACTTCC contains:
- a CDS encoding RNA-binding protein; the encoded protein is MKHVYQHFKKDEYTFIEKVNDWKMYVQDTGLAYLTPFLNPREQWIIDKLISKSDDIHYLFFGGFEESEQKRCLLSYDTTFQSDDFEITVCQIEYPKKFATLKHSSILGSLLGLGIKREQIGDIITNGTDWQFIVSSHVVSYILLHLTKIGATKVSVKTIDLKQVIQPTFDFMTLYDTVSSLRLDSIISSAYHLSRQKAKTLIEQGAVKLNWVEEIKSMTEVQEFDTISVRGYGRIRFIATNGISKSGKYRVHLDILKNKK
- the sepF gene encoding cell division protein SepF translates to MGIKDTFSKWFKVADDDLDYDNYGENYEVETATEVLPAVQKKFVQKKYEGKDMAKINIVEPRVYSEVETIAALLLEKQAVLLNLRRVDEAQARRIIDYMAGIAYAIGGDVQKLSGDIFLCAPSNIEIEGMLSEESEANHINFLDSI